From the genome of Rhizobium binae, one region includes:
- a CDS encoding 2'-deoxycytidine 5'-triphosphate deaminase codes for MMARETGILADRAISALFETGRLNSERELDRDQIQPASLDLRLGSKAFRVRASFMPGPSHLVADKLDRLSLHVIDLSQGAVLETGCVYIVPLMESLALPADMSASANPKSSTGRLDIFTRVITDYAQEFDKIPPGYSGPLYLEISPRTFPIVVRRGSRLSQIRFRVGQSLLGEPELLKLHESETLVASKQPNVSGGGIALSIDLTGDKDGLIGYRGKHHTAVVDVDEKDQHDIFDFWEPLYSRGRNELILDPDEFYILVSREAVHVPPDYAAEMTPFDPLVGEFRVHYAGFFDPGFGHAPAGGRGSRAVLEVRSHEVPFILEDGQIVGRLVYEHMQEKPASLYGSGLGSNYQAQGLKLSKHFRI; via the coding sequence ATGATGGCTCGCGAAACTGGAATTCTGGCCGACCGCGCGATCTCCGCGCTGTTTGAAACGGGGCGTCTTAACTCCGAGCGGGAGCTGGACCGCGACCAGATCCAGCCGGCAAGTCTCGACCTGCGCCTGGGAAGCAAGGCCTTTCGTGTGCGCGCCAGTTTCATGCCGGGGCCTTCGCACCTGGTGGCCGACAAGCTCGATCGCCTCAGCCTGCATGTGATCGATCTGTCCCAGGGCGCGGTGCTCGAGACCGGCTGCGTCTACATCGTTCCGCTGATGGAGAGCCTGGCGCTGCCGGCCGACATGTCGGCCTCGGCCAATCCGAAGAGCTCGACCGGCAGGCTCGATATCTTCACCCGCGTCATCACCGATTATGCCCAGGAATTCGACAAGATCCCGCCAGGCTATTCCGGCCCGCTCTATCTCGAAATCAGCCCGCGCACCTTCCCGATCGTCGTGCGCCGCGGCTCGCGCCTGTCGCAGATCCGCTTCCGCGTCGGTCAGTCCCTGCTCGGCGAGCCGGAACTGTTGAAGCTGCATGAAAGCGAGACGCTGGTCGCCAGCAAGCAGCCGAACGTATCGGGCGGCGGCATCGCGCTGTCGATCGATCTCACCGGCGACAAGGACGGCCTGATCGGCTATCGCGGCAAGCACCACACAGCCGTCGTCGATGTCGACGAGAAGGACCAGCACGACATCTTCGATTTCTGGGAGCCGCTCTATAGCCGCGGCCGCAACGAGCTGATCCTCGATCCTGACGAGTTCTATATCCTCGTCTCGCGGGAGGCCGTGCATGTGCCGCCGGATTATGCCGCCGAGATGACCCCTTTCGATCCGCTGGTCGGCGAATTCCGCGTCCACTATGCCGGCTTCTTCGATCCGGGCTTCGGCCATGCCCCGGCCGGCGGCCGTGGCAGCCGCGCAGTGCTCGAAGTGCGCAGCCACGAAGTGCCCTTCATCCTCGAAGACGGCCAGATCGTCGGCCGCCTCGTCTATGAGCACATGCAGGAAAAACCCGCCAGCCTCTACGGCTCCGGCCTCGGCTCCAACTACCAGGCCCAGGGCCTGAAACTCTCGAAGCACTTCCGCATCTGA
- the pstB gene encoding phosphate ABC transporter ATP-binding protein PstB — protein sequence MNMLTEAAVEKALDQKMSNVPYKMIGQDVSVYYGEKRALFDVNLNIRENTVTALIGPSGCGKSTFLRSLNRMNDTIEGCRVTGKITLDGDDIYDPDIDVVELRARVGMVFQKPNPFPKSIYENVSYGPRIHGLAKSKADLDQIVETSLQRAGLWNEVKDRVHESGTGLSGGQQQRLCIARAVAVSPEVILMDEPCSALDPIATAKVEELIHELRENYTIVIVTHSMQQAARVSQRTAMFHLGNLVEENDTDKMFTNPDDPRTQDYIMGRFG from the coding sequence ATGAACATGTTGACGGAAGCTGCAGTTGAAAAGGCGCTGGATCAGAAGATGAGCAACGTCCCGTATAAAATGATCGGACAGGATGTCTCGGTTTACTACGGCGAAAAGCGGGCGCTTTTCGATGTGAACCTGAACATCCGCGAAAACACCGTAACCGCGCTGATCGGCCCTTCGGGCTGCGGCAAGTCGACCTTCCTGCGAAGCCTCAACCGCATGAACGACACGATCGAGGGCTGCCGCGTCACCGGCAAGATCACCCTCGACGGCGACGATATCTATGATCCTGACATTGACGTCGTCGAACTGCGCGCCCGCGTCGGCATGGTCTTCCAGAAGCCGAACCCGTTCCCGAAGTCGATCTATGAAAACGTCTCCTACGGCCCGCGCATCCATGGACTGGCCAAATCGAAGGCCGATCTCGACCAGATCGTCGAGACCAGCCTGCAGCGCGCCGGCCTCTGGAACGAGGTCAAGGATCGCGTCCATGAATCCGGCACCGGCCTCTCCGGCGGTCAGCAACAGCGCCTGTGCATTGCCCGCGCCGTCGCCGTCAGCCCTGAGGTCATCCTGATGGACGAGCCCTGCTCGGCGCTCGACCCGATCGCCACCGCCAAGGTCGAGGAGTTGATCCACGAGCTGCGCGAGAACTACACGATCGTCATCGTCACCCACTCCATGCAGCAGGCGGCGCGCGTGTCGCAGCGCACCGCCATGTTCCACCTCGGCAACCTCGTCGAGGAGAACGACACCGACAAGATGTTCACCAATCCGGACGATCCGCGCACCCAGGACTACATCATGGGTCGCTTCGGCTGA
- a CDS encoding GcrA family cell cycle regulator, with amino-acid sequence MNWTDERVEKLKKLWSEGLSASQIAAQLGGVSRNAVIGKVHRLSLPGRAKAGGTATAARTPKRQTSTPRAPSYASRITTRTVTRQQGATMLKEEIEVDAVEDMEYVPAGNVVVPISRRLGLTELTERTCKWPVGDPLKDDFHFCGCESPDNSPYCSYHQKLAYQPINERRRAAARVS; translated from the coding sequence ATGAACTGGACAGACGAGCGGGTCGAGAAACTCAAGAAGCTGTGGTCCGAAGGGCTGAGCGCCAGCCAGATCGCGGCACAGCTTGGCGGCGTGAGCCGAAACGCCGTTATCGGCAAGGTGCACCGGCTGAGCCTGCCGGGCCGTGCCAAGGCCGGCGGCACGGCGACGGCGGCGCGCACGCCGAAGCGCCAGACATCGACGCCGCGCGCGCCGAGCTACGCCTCGCGGATCACCACCCGCACCGTGACCCGCCAGCAGGGCGCAACGATGCTGAAGGAGGAGATCGAGGTCGATGCGGTCGAGGACATGGAATATGTGCCGGCCGGCAACGTGGTCGTTCCGATTTCCCGCCGCCTCGGCCTGACCGAACTGACCGAACGCACCTGCAAATGGCCGGTCGGCGATCCGCTCAAGGACGATTTCCACTTCTGCGGCTGTGAATCTCCTGACAATTCGCCCTATTGCAGCTATCATCAGAAGCTCGCCTACCAGCCGATCAACGAACGCCGCCGGGCGGCGGCGCGGGTCAGCTGA
- the argF gene encoding ornithine carbamoyltransferase: MAPKHFLDLSAVTSADLRTIMNDALARKQAFKAGQGDKPLAGKMLAMIFEKPSTRTRVSFDVGMRQLGGETLFLSGTEMQLGRAETIGDTAKVLSRYVDAIMIRTTEHSRLLELAEHATVPVINALTDDTHPCQIMADIMTFEEHRGPIKGKTIAWTGDGNNVLHSLVEGAARFGYRMNMAVPLGSEPKDHYLNWARNEGAEIMLCHDADRAVEGVDCVVTDTWVSMNQEHRARGHNVFQPYQVNAALMAKAGSDALFMHCLPAHRGEEVTDEVIDGPQSVVFDEAENRLHAQKSILAWCLGAI; encoded by the coding sequence ATGGCTCCTAAACATTTTCTCGATCTCTCGGCGGTCACATCTGCCGACCTCAGAACCATCATGAACGACGCGTTGGCCCGCAAGCAGGCCTTCAAGGCCGGCCAGGGCGACAAGCCGCTCGCCGGCAAGATGCTGGCGATGATCTTCGAAAAGCCGTCGACGCGCACCCGCGTCTCCTTCGACGTCGGCATGCGCCAGCTTGGCGGCGAAACGCTGTTTCTATCAGGCACCGAAATGCAGCTCGGCCGCGCCGAGACGATCGGCGACACTGCCAAGGTGCTGTCGCGATATGTCGATGCGATCATGATCCGCACCACCGAGCATTCGAGGCTCCTGGAGCTTGCCGAACATGCGACCGTACCCGTGATCAATGCGCTGACGGATGATACCCATCCCTGCCAGATCATGGCCGACATCATGACCTTCGAAGAGCATCGCGGCCCGATCAAGGGCAAGACCATCGCCTGGACCGGTGACGGCAACAATGTGCTGCATTCGCTGGTCGAAGGTGCTGCGCGTTTCGGCTATCGCATGAACATGGCCGTACCCCTTGGTTCGGAGCCCAAGGATCACTATCTGAACTGGGCCCGCAATGAGGGCGCCGAAATCATGCTCTGCCATGATGCCGACCGTGCGGTCGAAGGCGTCGATTGCGTGGTGACCGATACCTGGGTCTCCATGAATCAGGAGCATCGGGCCCGGGGACACAACGTCTTTCAGCCTTATCAGGTCAATGCGGCCTTGATGGCCAAGGCCGGCAGCGATGCATTGTTCATGCATTGCCTGCCTGCTCATCGCGGCGAGGAAGTGACGGATGAGGTGATTGACGGCCCGCAATCCGTTGTCTTCGACGAAGCGGAAAACCGTCTTCACGCGCAGAAGTCGATTCTTGCTTGGTGCCTGGGCGCGATCTGA
- the phoU gene encoding phosphate signaling complex protein PhoU has product MASTHIYSAYDDDLKFLSRRISEMGGLAEQMVAESVRALVNGDTALAQKVISDDVILDHTEREIGDKAIVTIARRQPMASDLREIMGSIRIAADLERVGDLGKNTAKRVIAVQSTGVPRKLARGLEHLSELALVQLKEVLDVYTTRAADKANAIRERDNEIDAMYTSLFRELLTYMMEDPRNITSCTHLLFCAKNIERIGDHATNIAETIYYMATGAQPEGDRPKDDSANTVGAATE; this is encoded by the coding sequence ATGGCATCGACACATATTTATTCTGCCTATGATGATGATCTGAAGTTCCTGTCCAGGCGGATTTCCGAGATGGGCGGCCTGGCCGAGCAGATGGTCGCCGAATCCGTCCGGGCGCTGGTCAACGGTGATACCGCGCTGGCGCAGAAGGTCATTTCCGACGATGTGATCCTCGATCACACCGAGCGCGAGATCGGCGACAAGGCGATCGTCACCATCGCCCGCCGCCAGCCGATGGCCTCGGACCTGCGCGAAATCATGGGTTCGATCCGCATCGCCGCCGATCTCGAACGCGTCGGCGACCTCGGCAAGAACACCGCCAAGCGCGTCATCGCCGTGCAGAGCACCGGCGTTCCCCGCAAGCTCGCCCGCGGTCTCGAGCACCTGTCCGAGCTGGCGCTTGTCCAGCTCAAGGAAGTGCTCGACGTCTATACGACGCGCGCCGCCGACAAGGCGAATGCCATCCGCGAACGCGACAACGAGATCGACGCGATGTACACGTCGCTGTTCCGCGAACTCCTGACCTATATGATGGAAGATCCGCGCAACATCACGAGCTGCACGCATCTTCTGTTCTGCGCCAAGAACATCGAGCGCATCGGCGACCACGCGACCAATATCGCCGAAACGATCTACTACATGGCGACCGGCGCCCAGCCGGAAGGCGACCGTCCGAAGGACGACAGCGCCAACACCGTCGGTGCCGCCACGGAATAA
- the pstA gene encoding phosphate ABC transporter permease PstA, whose amino-acid sequence MTDIVSPTTGVTISKAPARRDIGIKRRYAAERRFQAYGIAAISFGLVFLFILLWTVIGKGYTAFQQTAITLPIEFTEKTIDPSNKRAADPSVLIAANYPVLLRDAIVKQLDINASSKPDVRDASAMLSKSAPIQLRDMVVADPSLIGKTVNVSLLADANIDSANKGQIDLSVDEKNRKVNDKQLTWMNQLKANGALHKQFNTGLFVNGNSSRPEAAGLGVALIGSLYLMLIVLALSLPIGVAASIYLEEFAPKNKLTDLIEVNINNLAAVPSIVYGLLGLSVFINFVGLPRSASLVGGLVLALMTLPTIIIATRAALRAVPPSIRAAALGLGASKMQMVFHHVLPLAMPGILTGTIIGLAHALGETAPLLLIGMVAFVANVPATPLDPSTALPVQVYMWANEAERAFVERTSGAIIVLLLFLIIMNMGAILLRRRFERRW is encoded by the coding sequence ATGACGGATATTGTTTCTCCCACAACAGGCGTCACCATCTCCAAGGCGCCGGCGCGCCGCGATATCGGCATCAAGCGCCGCTACGCCGCCGAGCGCCGGTTCCAGGCCTATGGCATCGCCGCCATTTCCTTCGGCCTTGTCTTCCTTTTCATCCTGCTGTGGACGGTGATCGGCAAAGGCTATACCGCCTTTCAGCAGACCGCGATCACCCTGCCGATCGAATTCACCGAGAAGACGATCGACCCCAGCAACAAGCGGGCGGCCGACCCTTCGGTGCTGATCGCGGCCAATTACCCGGTTCTCCTGCGCGACGCGATCGTCAAGCAGCTGGATATCAACGCCTCGAGCAAGCCTGACGTGCGCGATGCATCCGCCATGCTCTCCAAGAGCGCGCCGATCCAGCTGCGCGACATGGTCGTCGCCGATCCCTCGCTCATCGGCAAGACGGTCAATGTCTCGCTGCTCGCCGACGCCAATATCGACAGTGCCAACAAGGGCCAGATCGATCTCTCCGTCGACGAGAAGAACCGCAAGGTCAATGACAAGCAGCTGACTTGGATGAACCAGCTGAAGGCGAACGGCGCTCTCCACAAGCAGTTCAACACCGGCCTCTTCGTCAACGGCAACTCCAGCCGTCCGGAGGCTGCCGGCCTCGGCGTCGCCCTCATCGGCTCGCTCTACCTGATGCTGATCGTGCTGGCGCTGTCCCTGCCCATCGGGGTTGCCGCCTCGATCTACCTCGAGGAGTTCGCGCCGAAGAACAAGCTGACGGACCTGATCGAGGTCAACATCAACAACCTCGCCGCCGTGCCCTCCATCGTCTACGGTCTGCTCGGCCTTTCCGTCTTCATCAACTTCGTAGGCCTGCCGCGCTCGGCCTCGCTGGTTGGCGGCCTGGTGCTGGCGCTGATGACCTTGCCGACGATCATCATCGCCACGCGCGCGGCCCTGCGCGCCGTGCCGCCCTCGATCCGCGCCGCAGCCTTGGGTCTCGGCGCCTCGAAGATGCAGATGGTGTTCCACCATGTCCTGCCGCTTGCCATGCCCGGCATCCTCACCGGCACGATCATCGGCCTGGCGCACGCGCTCGGCGAAACCGCGCCGCTGCTCCTGATCGGCATGGTCGCCTTCGTCGCCAACGTGCCGGCGACACCGCTCGATCCCTCGACGGCCCTGCCGGTGCAGGTCTATATGTGGGCGAACGAGGCCGAACGTGCCTTCGTGGAACGTACTTCGGGTGCCATCATCGTCCTGCTTCTGTTCCTGATCATCATGAACATGGGCGCCATTCTCTTGCGTCGTCGCTTCGAGCGCCGCTGGTAA
- a CDS encoding aspartate aminotransferase family protein, whose amino-acid sequence MAEAAPLYDTYSRAPLRFERGEGVWLITESGERYLDFGAGVAVTSVGHGNPHVVAALKEQADKVWHLSNIYEIPGQERLAKRLTDATFADKVFFTNSGAEALECAIKTARRYQFSKGHPERFHIITFEGAFHGRTLATIAAGGQEKYLEGFGPKAPGFDQVPFGDIEAVRAAVTDATAAILIEPVQGEGGVRPATPEFMKALRQICDENGLLLILDEVQTGVGRTGKLFAHEWSGITPDIMAVAKGIGGGFPLGACLATAEAASGMKAGTHGSTYGGNPLAMAVGSAVLDVILADGFLQQVRDVALVFRQGLASLKDRYPDVIEEIRGEGLLLGVKAAVPSTELLQAIRAAHLLGVPAGDNVIRLLPPLVVTAEEAREGLARLERAAESIRAAKVKKTA is encoded by the coding sequence ATGGCAGAAGCCGCGCCGCTTTATGACACCTATTCTCGTGCCCCGTTGCGGTTCGAGCGAGGCGAGGGCGTGTGGCTGATCACCGAAAGCGGCGAGCGTTATCTCGATTTCGGCGCCGGCGTCGCCGTCACGTCGGTCGGCCACGGCAATCCGCATGTGGTCGCCGCCCTGAAGGAGCAGGCCGACAAGGTCTGGCACCTCTCCAACATCTATGAGATCCCCGGCCAGGAGCGCCTGGCCAAACGCCTGACGGACGCCACTTTCGCCGACAAGGTGTTCTTCACCAATTCCGGTGCCGAGGCTCTCGAATGCGCGATCAAGACGGCGCGCCGCTATCAGTTTTCCAAGGGCCATCCCGAGCGCTTCCACATCATCACGTTTGAAGGCGCCTTCCATGGGCGCACGCTTGCGACGATCGCCGCCGGCGGCCAGGAGAAATATCTCGAAGGCTTCGGCCCCAAGGCGCCGGGTTTCGATCAGGTGCCGTTCGGCGATATCGAAGCGGTCCGCGCCGCGGTCACCGATGCGACGGCGGCAATTCTCATCGAGCCGGTGCAGGGCGAGGGCGGCGTACGTCCCGCCACCCCCGAATTCATGAAGGCGCTGCGCCAGATCTGCGACGAGAACGGCCTGCTGCTGATCCTCGACGAGGTCCAGACCGGCGTCGGCCGCACCGGCAAACTCTTCGCTCATGAATGGTCGGGCATCACGCCCGACATCATGGCTGTCGCCAAGGGCATCGGCGGCGGTTTCCCGCTCGGCGCCTGCCTTGCCACCGCGGAGGCCGCCTCCGGCATGAAAGCCGGCACCCATGGTTCGACCTATGGCGGCAATCCGCTGGCCATGGCCGTCGGCAGCGCCGTGCTCGATGTCATTCTCGCCGACGGCTTCCTCCAGCAGGTGCGCGATGTCGCGTTGGTCTTCCGCCAGGGGCTCGCCTCGCTGAAGGACCGTTATCCCGATGTGATCGAAGAAATCAGAGGCGAGGGCCTGCTGCTCGGCGTCAAGGCGGCCGTTCCCTCGACCGAACTGCTGCAGGCGATCCGCGCCGCGCATCTCCTCGGCGTGCCGGCCGGCGACAACGTCATCCGCCTGCTTCCGCCGCTGGTCGTCACCGCCGAAGAAGCCCGCGAGGGTCTCGCCCGCCTCGAACGCGCCGCCGAGAGCATCCGCGCCGCCAAGGTCAAGAAAACGGCTTGA
- a CDS encoding O-succinylhomoserine sulfhydrylase: MSKTWRPATQLVHGGTLRSQYGETSEAIYLTQGFVYETSEAAEARFKGETDGYIYARYGSPTNDMFEKRMCMLEGAEDARATASGMAAVSAAILCQVKAGDHIVAARALFGSCRWVVETLAPKYGIECTLVDGRDLKNWEEAIRPNTKVFFLESPTNPTLEVVDIAGVAKLANQVGAKVVVDNVFATPLFQKPLELGAHIVVYSATKHIDGQGRCLGGVVLADKAWIDENLHDYFRHTGPAMSPFNAWTLLKGIETLPLRVRQQTQNAAKIADFLADQGKVAKVIYPGRKDHPQADIIAKQMTGGSTLVCFELKGGKEAAFALQNALDIVNISNNLGDSKSLITHPATTTHKNLTDEARAELGISPGTVRLSAGIEDTEDLIEDFAKALAKVSA; the protein is encoded by the coding sequence ATGAGCAAGACCTGGCGCCCAGCAACTCAACTCGTCCATGGCGGCACGCTGCGTTCGCAATATGGCGAAACGTCCGAGGCAATCTATCTCACGCAGGGCTTCGTCTATGAAACGTCGGAAGCGGCCGAAGCCCGCTTCAAGGGCGAGACGGACGGCTACATCTACGCCCGCTACGGCAGCCCGACCAATGACATGTTCGAAAAGCGCATGTGCATGCTCGAAGGTGCGGAAGACGCCCGCGCCACCGCTTCCGGCATGGCCGCCGTCAGCGCGGCGATCCTCTGCCAGGTCAAGGCGGGCGACCATATCGTTGCCGCGCGCGCCCTCTTCGGCTCCTGCCGCTGGGTGGTGGAAACGCTGGCGCCGAAATACGGCATCGAATGCACGCTGGTCGACGGCCGCGACCTGAAGAACTGGGAAGAGGCGATCCGGCCGAACACCAAGGTGTTCTTCCTGGAAAGCCCGACCAACCCGACGCTCGAGGTCGTCGATATCGCCGGTGTGGCCAAGCTCGCCAACCAGGTCGGCGCCAAGGTCGTGGTCGACAATGTCTTTGCCACGCCGCTCTTCCAGAAGCCGCTCGAACTCGGCGCCCATATCGTCGTCTATTCCGCCACCAAGCACATTGACGGCCAGGGCCGATGCCTCGGCGGCGTCGTGCTGGCCGACAAGGCCTGGATCGACGAGAACCTGCACGACTATTTCCGCCATACCGGTCCGGCCATGTCGCCGTTCAACGCCTGGACGCTCCTGAAGGGCATCGAGACGCTGCCGCTGCGCGTGCGTCAGCAGACGCAGAATGCCGCGAAGATCGCCGATTTCCTCGCCGATCAGGGCAAGGTTGCCAAGGTGATCTATCCCGGCCGCAAGGACCATCCGCAGGCCGATATCATCGCCAAGCAGATGACGGGCGGCTCGACCCTCGTCTGCTTCGAACTGAAGGGCGGCAAGGAAGCGGCCTTCGCGCTGCAGAATGCGCTTGATATCGTCAATATCTCCAACAATCTCGGCGACAGCAAGAGCCTGATCACCCATCCGGCGACGACGACGCACAAGAACCTGACGGACGAGGCGCGCGCCGAACTCGGCATCTCGCCGGGCACCGTTCGCCTTTCGGCCGGCATCGAAGATACGGAAGATCTGATCGAGGATTTCGCCAAGGCGCTTGCCAAGGTTTCGGCCTGA
- the apaG gene encoding Co2+/Mg2+ efflux protein ApaG: protein MYRALTRDIEVVVEPFYLEEQSDPEDDRYVWGYRIVISNNSGVAVRLVNRYWNITDQNGVVDEVTGPGVVGEQPRLSPGDTYEYSSGCPLDTPSGLMFGHYQMETDEGELFDVDIPAFSLDSPGLLRVLN from the coding sequence ATGTATCGCGCCCTCACAAGAGATATCGAAGTCGTCGTCGAACCATTCTATCTGGAGGAGCAATCCGATCCGGAAGACGATCGCTACGTCTGGGGTTACCGGATTGTCATCAGCAACAATTCCGGCGTCGCCGTTCGCCTTGTCAACCGCTACTGGAACATCACCGACCAGAACGGCGTCGTGGACGAGGTGACCGGCCCAGGCGTCGTCGGCGAACAGCCCCGGCTCAGCCCCGGCGATACCTACGAATATTCCTCCGGCTGCCCGCTCGACACGCCTTCCGGGCTGATGTTCGGCCATTACCAGATGGAAACGGACGAAGGCGAACTGTTCGACGTCGACATCCCCGCCTTCTCACTGGATTCACCGGGGCTGCTGCGCGTGCTCAATTGA
- a CDS encoding Hsp33 family molecular chaperone: MAEAAAALGQFDFAGDDHVVPFQVEGLDVRGRAVQLGPMLDAILERHHYPTPVARLLAEVVVLTVLLGTSLKFDGKFTVQTKGDGPVDLLVADFSTPENVRAYARFDQALLAKAVEAGETEPEQLLGKGVLAFTIDQGKFTQPYQGIVALDGTSLEEIAGVYFRQSEQIPTRVRLAAAELFDRDDAGKPRHRWRAGGLVAQFLPEAPERMRHPDLHGGDGDNGERPHGEDDAWVEARSLVETIDADELTDPLVGTERLLFRLFHERGVRVYEPRAVFDRCSCSREKIKGVLKGFSAEEIEESQENGEIAVTCEFCSTTYRFEPTELQPAE, encoded by the coding sequence ATGGCAGAAGCTGCAGCCGCCCTCGGCCAGTTCGATTTCGCCGGCGATGACCATGTCGTCCCTTTCCAGGTGGAGGGTCTGGATGTGCGCGGCCGCGCCGTCCAGCTCGGCCCGATGCTCGATGCGATCCTCGAGCGCCATCATTATCCCACCCCCGTCGCCCGGCTGCTCGCCGAAGTCGTCGTGCTGACGGTGCTGCTCGGCACCTCGCTGAAATTCGACGGCAAGTTTACGGTGCAGACCAAGGGCGATGGCCCGGTCGATCTTCTCGTCGCCGATTTCTCGACGCCGGAAAATGTCCGCGCCTATGCCCGTTTTGATCAGGCACTGCTTGCCAAGGCGGTGGAAGCCGGTGAAACCGAGCCGGAACAGCTGCTCGGTAAGGGGGTGCTCGCCTTCACCATCGACCAGGGCAAGTTCACGCAGCCCTATCAGGGCATTGTCGCGCTTGACGGAACCTCGCTCGAGGAGATTGCCGGCGTCTATTTCCGCCAGTCGGAGCAGATCCCGACGCGCGTGCGCCTGGCCGCGGCCGAGCTCTTCGATCGCGACGATGCCGGCAAGCCCCGCCATCGCTGGCGGGCTGGCGGCCTCGTCGCCCAGTTTCTGCCGGAGGCGCCCGAACGCATGCGCCACCCGGATCTCCACGGCGGCGACGGCGACAATGGCGAGCGCCCGCATGGCGAGGACGACGCCTGGGTCGAAGCCCGCTCGCTGGTCGAGACCATCGATGCCGACGAGCTGACCGACCCGCTTGTCGGCACCGAACGGCTGTTGTTCCGGCTGTTCCACGAGCGCGGTGTGCGCGTCTACGAACCGCGCGCCGTCTTCGACCGTTGCAGCTGTTCGCGCGAAAAGATCAAGGGCGTGCTGAAGGGCTTTTCGGCCGAAGAGATCGAGGAAAGCCAGGAAAACGGCGAAATCGCAGTCACCTGCGAATTCTGCTCGACCACCTACCGCTTCGAGCCGACCGAACTTCAGCCGGCCGAATAG
- the phoB gene encoding phosphate regulon transcriptional regulator PhoB, giving the protein MIPRVAVVEDEEALSVLLRYNLEAEGFEVDTILRGDEAEIRLQERTPDLLILDWMLPGVSGIELCRRLRMRPETERLPIIMLTARGEESERVRGLSTGADDYVVKPFSTPELVARVKAMLRRARPEVLSSVLKCGDIELDRETHRVHRKSREVRLGPTEFRLLEFLMSSPGRVFSRSQLLDGVWGHDIYVDERTVDVHVGRLRKALNFSNMQDVIRTVRGAGYSMEA; this is encoded by the coding sequence ATGATCCCGAGAGTTGCAGTTGTTGAAGACGAAGAGGCCCTCAGCGTGCTTCTCCGCTATAATCTCGAAGCGGAAGGCTTCGAGGTCGATACCATCCTGCGCGGCGACGAGGCCGAGATCAGGCTTCAGGAGCGCACGCCCGATCTCCTGATCCTCGATTGGATGCTGCCCGGCGTCTCCGGCATCGAGCTCTGCCGGCGCCTGCGCATGCGGCCGGAAACCGAGCGGCTGCCGATCATCATGCTGACGGCGCGCGGCGAGGAGAGCGAGCGGGTCCGCGGGCTGTCCACCGGCGCCGACGATTACGTCGTCAAGCCGTTCTCGACCCCCGAACTCGTCGCCCGCGTCAAGGCCATGCTGCGCCGTGCCCGCCCGGAGGTGCTGTCCTCGGTGCTGAAATGCGGCGATATAGAGCTCGACCGCGAAACCCATCGCGTCCATCGCAAGAGCCGCGAAGTTCGCCTCGGCCCGACCGAATTCCGCCTCTTGGAATTCCTGATGTCGTCGCCGGGCCGCGTCTTCTCCCGCTCGCAGCTGCTCGACGGCGTCTGGGGCCACGACATCTATGTCGACGAACGCACCGTTGACGTCCATGTCGGCCGCCTGCGCAAGGCCTTGAACTTCTCCAACATGCAGGACGTCATCCGCACCGTCCGCGGCGCCGGCTATTCGATGGAAGCCTGA